GTCGCGGTGCACCGTGCGGGTGTAGGTCCAGTGCGCCGGTGCCGAGTCGAAGCCGATCCGCTCCGGAATTCCTGCCAGCTGTGCCGCGAGTCCCGAGCGCCAACTCCGATGCGGAAGATAGGCCCTCGCATACCCTTCGGCACGGAGCCGGCGGGCGAGCCGGAGCACGCCGCGGATGCCGCGTTCACTGCGATGCTTGTCGTGCTGGACCACCTTGCGTACGGCCGGGTGTGACTCGAGCAAAGCCGCAGCACCGGGCGTTGTCACCACGTCCACCGGACCGAACTCCGCCGCCAGCGCCGTGAGCAGCGGCGTGGTCAGGATCACGTCGCCGAGGAACGCGGTCTGGATGACCAGTGTGCGCTCGGTCATTCGGTGCGGTTGCGCGACTCCGTGAATCGATGGGTCGCGCAAGCGCGACCCCAGCGGTCGCAGTCCGGCAGCATCAATCGACCTGAAGGACGGCCAGGAACGCCTCCTGCGGAATTTCGACCGATCCGACCTGCTTCATTCGCTTCTTGCCTTCCTTCTGCTTCTCCAGGAGCTTGCGCTTCCGGGTGATGTCACCGCCGTAGCACTTCGCCAGCACGTCCTTCCGCATCGGCGAGATGCTTTCGCGTGCGATCACCTTGGTGCCGATCGCCGCCTGGATTGCCACCGCGAAGAGTTGCCGCGGGATCAGCTCCTTGAGCTTCGACGCCAGCTTGCGCCCCCATTCGTACGCCTTGTCGCGGTGGATGATCACGCTGAAGGCATCGATCGGATCGCCATTGAGCAACATGTCGAGCTTGACCAGCGGCGAGGCGCGGAAGCCCGACATCTCGTAGTCGAGCGAGGCATAGCCACGTGAGATCGACTTGAGCTTGTCGTAGAAGTCGAGCACGATCTCGCCGAGCGGGAACTCGAAGGTGAATTCCACGCGCGCCGAATCGAGATAGGTCATCCCGATGTATTCGCCGCGCCGTTCCTGGCCGAGATTCATGATGCCGCCGATGTACTCGGTGGGCGCCATGATGCGCGCCTTCACGTAGGGCTCCTCGATCCGCGTGATATTGGCAGGATCGGCCAGCTCACTCGGATTCTGTACGCCGACCATCTCGCCGTCGGTGAGGTAGACGTGATACTTCACCGTCGGCACGGTGGTGATCAGGTCGAGCCCGAATTCGCGCTCCAGACGTTCCTGCACGATCTCGAGGTGCAGCAGGCCGAGGAAGCCGCAGCGAAAGCCGAAGCCGAGCGCCGTCGACGACTCGGGCTCGTACTGCAGCGAGGCATCGTTGAGGCGGAGCTTCTCGAGGGCGTCCCGCAGGTCTTCGTACTGCGCCGCATCGGTGGGATAGCAGCCGGCAAAGACCATCGACTTCACGTCGCGATAGCCGGGGAGGAGATCGCTGGTGGGGTTCTTCGAGTCGACCACCGTGTCGCCCACTCGGGCATCGCGCACATCGCGCAGGTTGGCGACGAAGTAGCCGACTTCGCCCGCCTGCAACGCCGGCGTCGGCCGCTGCCCGAGGGTGAGCACGCCGACCTCATCCACGGTGTACACATCTTCGGGGTGAGCACCGAACGCGATGCTCATCCCCTTCTTCAGTTCGCCATCGACCACCCGGATACTCGGCGTGGCGCCGCGATAGCGGTCATAGTAGGAGTCGAAGATGAGGGCGCGGAGCGGGGCATCGCGATCGCCCGTCGGAGCCGGGACACGCGCCACCACGGCCTCGAGCAGATCGGGGACGCCGGTGCCGTCCTTGGCGGAGACGGCGAGGATCTCTTCCCGCCTGGCCCCAATGAGGTCCATGATCTCCTGGGCGCGCTTCTCGGGCTCGGCCCCCGGGAGGTCGATCTTGTTGAGGACCGGAATGATCTCGAGCCCGGCATCGAGCGCCAGGAAGAGGTTCGAGAGCGTCTGGGCCTGGATCCCCTGAGAGGCGTCGACCACGAGGATCGCGCCCTCGCAGGCCGCCAGCGATCGCGAGACCTCATAGGTGAAGTCGACGTGCCCGGGAGTATCGATGAGGTTCAGCTCGTACTCGACCCCGTCCCGGGCGACGTAGCCCATCCGGACGGCGTTGAGCTTGATGGTGATCCCGCGTTCCCGTTCGAGATCCATCGTGTCGAGCAGCTGTTCGCGCATCTCGCGCTTGGAGACCGTCTGGGTCACCTCGATGAGCCGGTCCGCGAGCGTGGACTTGCCATGATCGATATGTGCGACGATGCAGAAATTCCGGATCCTGTCCTGATTCATGGCGCAAATATACCGGGGCCGCCCCATTGGACCCGGCGGGCTAGTATTCTCCCCCAATGACACCCGCCACCACCCGGTCCAGCGCCACCCAGAACCCCTCCCCGGAGCGGGGGCTCTCCCCGGCCGCCGGGATGGTGCTGGTGACCCTCTTCTGGGGCGGGAACTTCACCGCCACCAAGCTTGCCTTCACCCAGATCGAGCCGCTCGCCTTCACGGCGCTCCGATTCGTCCTGGCCACGGTGGTGATCTGGTTCATCGTCCGGCGGGTCGAGGGGCCGGCGCCGTTGCCAGCGGGGACGCTCTGGCCGCTGATCGTCCTCGGGGTCGTCGGCAACACCTTCTACCAGATCTTCTTCGTCGAGGGGCTGGCGCGGACCTCGGCCACCAAGAGTTCGCTCATCCTCGCGGCGATGCCGGTGGTCGTGACGGTGGCGGCGTCGCTGCTTGGAGTCGAGAAGGTCAGCAAGCGCCAGGGAATCGCGATCCTGCTCGCGACGATTGGCGTCGTCATCGTGGTCTTCGCTCGTGGCGGGACGCTCGGTGGCGGGATTTCGATGGGAGAAATTCTGCTGCTCGGCGGGGTGGTGACCTGGGCGATCTACACCCTGTTGCTCCGCCACTGGAAACTGCCGATCTCGGCGCTGCGGCTCACGGCCTGGACCTTGTACACCGGCACCCCCGGCTTGGTGATCGTCGGCATTCCAGCCTTGCTGCGTACCGACTGGGGCAAGGTTTCCGTCGCGGGGTGGGGGGGCACGCTCTACGCCGCGCTGCTCTCGCTGATTGCGGCGTACATCCTCTGGAATCGCGGCGTCGCCAAACTCGGCGCCGCGCGCACGGTCGCGTACAACACCATCGTGCCGCTGGTAGCGACGGTGATCGCAATCATCGGGTTGGGTGAACGCCCCGGCATCGCGCATCTCATCGGCGGTGTGCTGATCGTGGGTGGGGTCTTGCTGACGCGGGGTGAGGTCGCGGCGGAAGGCTAGCCGATTTTCGCAATCGTTCCGAATGAGACCGGAGGTGCCGCGCTGGCGCGGCACCGGTTTCCGATTCAAGGGGAGCTTGAGTCTTGTCGTCCGGGTGGATCCGTGCCGCGCGAGCGCGGCACCTCCATGCGCATCTACGCGTTAAGCTCCTCGAGCCGCGCCATGGCCCGCCGAAGATGCGGAATCACGATCGACCCCCCGACGACGAGCCCCACCGAGAAGATCTCGAGGAATTCCTCGCGGGTCACACCTTCCTCGTGGCAGCGCACGACGTGGTAGGTGATGCAGTCATCGCAACGCAGCACCATGCTCGCGACGAGCCCGAGCATCTCCTTGGTTTTGGTCCCCACCGCTCCCGCTTCATAGGCGCGATTGTCGAGCGCAAAGAAGCGGTTGATGGTGAGGTTCCCGGCACCCAG
This portion of the Gemmatimonadota bacterium genome encodes:
- the lepA gene encoding translation elongation factor 4, translating into MNQDRIRNFCIVAHIDHGKSTLADRLIEVTQTVSKREMREQLLDTMDLERERGITIKLNAVRMGYVARDGVEYELNLIDTPGHVDFTYEVSRSLAACEGAILVVDASQGIQAQTLSNLFLALDAGLEIIPVLNKIDLPGAEPEKRAQEIMDLIGARREEILAVSAKDGTGVPDLLEAVVARVPAPTGDRDAPLRALIFDSYYDRYRGATPSIRVVDGELKKGMSIAFGAHPEDVYTVDEVGVLTLGQRPTPALQAGEVGYFVANLRDVRDARVGDTVVDSKNPTSDLLPGYRDVKSMVFAGCYPTDAAQYEDLRDALEKLRLNDASLQYEPESSTALGFGFRCGFLGLLHLEIVQERLEREFGLDLITTVPTVKYHVYLTDGEMVGVQNPSELADPANITRIEEPYVKARIMAPTEYIGGIMNLGQERRGEYIGMTYLDSARVEFTFEFPLGEIVLDFYDKLKSISRGYASLDYEMSGFRASPLVKLDMLLNGDPIDAFSVIIHRDKAYEWGRKLASKLKELIPRQLFAVAIQAAIGTKVIARESISPMRKDVLAKCYGGDITRKRKLLEKQKEGKKRMKQVGSVEIPQEAFLAVLQVD
- a CDS encoding carboxymuconolactone decarboxylase family protein, yielding MSEGSGTLADFNAFRGQMNELILGAGNLTINRFFALDNRAYEAGAVGTKTKEMLGLVASMVLRCDDCITYHVVRCHEEGVTREEFLEIFSVGLVVGGSIVIPHLRRAMARLEELNA
- a CDS encoding EamA family transporter yields the protein MTPATTRSSATQNPSPERGLSPAAGMVLVTLFWGGNFTATKLAFTQIEPLAFTALRFVLATVVIWFIVRRVEGPAPLPAGTLWPLIVLGVVGNTFYQIFFVEGLARTSATKSSLILAAMPVVVTVAASLLGVEKVSKRQGIAILLATIGVVIVVFARGGTLGGGISMGEILLLGGVVTWAIYTLLLRHWKLPISALRLTAWTLYTGTPGLVIVGIPALLRTDWGKVSVAGWGGTLYAALLSLIAAYILWNRGVAKLGAARTVAYNTIVPLVATVIAIIGLGERPGIAHLIGGVLIVGGVLLTRGEVAAEG